From the genome of Plasmodium malariae genome assembly, chromosome: 9, one region includes:
- the PmUG01_09035700 gene encoding conserved Plasmodium protein, unknown function gives MNISKGAFSRDGMMHNVVEKQKENEKMHVNKLNELEEEIIKNEYTSVLEKELLLRNANYKKDISFLKVHLGGNIIKNRPILSKKNILYASSESGILLIDLGRKKKKRIVTSFLIDKMFYFYDKKDKEEYLILKSYNNYIYVYRITNKIFHFIKKFFIKNLFYINSFGKNGELCFSTWEFCDGKMYMNFFLLRFIFNYEKDMHNLQANLLLNEEKKKEENEENKENKKDRKKKSSSMVAPPSHVTYTFSSDSEMDYNMKLYPKELAENRSFEEKGQKKVEGKNWTNVAYEMGGKINEVMNVPVSAYTVREREKASSLGFSTKLYITAKLKIKPILKIKYIYFSMIDMNSSLSKLVLANNNIIVIYDIVKKWYNIIYYKDYISSIKISDDNFLCIGFVTGYIYILLFEELIMLDSKDNKGTKGRGRLTMREPLHATKDCASFIYNLSSLSNLFPHLATFEVDYISNMVHRSTTEGESAPEIFSKKEETQQRIFEKNLMDDDEFTCVKNIPYIDFHLSSEKVINMQKVNLIKYSWHSHSVYNITIDEKKVISCGEEAVILFYDINNGSYEFISHLGSPCYYVYVNKKKNLIICSSLDNNILCINYNHRLFFYKHYGINMPLSLRNLYSNYSSIYLNIRNSFNIFAKQINDTYNYGTTRGSDRGRDRTKESRQTKERVHMPSVCEVSIEGEGGPEALLEYNMEEEKNKQKQKEKSNFDIFNNDSSENCLANSEEGDDDQSDYDENTEGDEEENVEEEIIQLDRGDKDGVQEGGVEEDSLLEEGIEFCTSEEEVNIRGKNLNGEITRVNTLEGKRKIRKRQNPIMTFEHIQKELEKKIYNHTNVENSLYRNYQICFYCDSNKGLIFCFLTTFSNLQLYNIEKDRHVKFLCPLKTIYKSRTDAEKVNDLELILFSFNHSRNVLMTIEKRNYLMDEVSYSLSESVLMQTLYTFKFWRLINNLEYINVYEYTITCDSLNNVESKICIEEENIHIQGKHENNYDVEKYKMILSHPFLSLFLVLEYSGMITFYCLENSEHVFEKCIYEEQDIDVFDIYEDKYVYVPKGCNVRDLYRHDPQECVSAGGEVEKGRNGNENWRRGNGSWGRGNGSWGRGNGSWGRGNGSWGRGNGSWRRGNGSWGRGNVNWGDGTGTDNPVESTDTGKDKKITIIKNVNYNNHKILQGAISEDGKILCICHDKFISIWNTITIKTLAIINHPLYTSLNDYIFNLYKGIETIQTQDGSIYMCFYSFDTIFIYSLHQFHFKYQKKFKGIIEYVKFDKYTSCMFLAIGITRRFKNIEKNNSSFIIQENYLYEFNPTYLKKKKLFYSSQNKPIIALDFAPLNSKKNEILSNYQKSTILVSLNSKFQISTFYFNNYPYFMQLR, from the coding sequence ATGAACATAAGCAAAGGTGCCTTTAGCAGAGATGGTATGATGCACAATGTTGTTGAAAAGCAAAAagagaatgaaaaaatgcatgtgaacaaattaaatgaacTTGAAGAAgagataattaaaaatgaatacacGAGTGTATTAGAAAAGGAATTATTACTAAGAAAtgcaaattataaaaaagatatcaGTTTTTTAAAAGTGCATTTAGGAggtaatataattaaaaatagacCAATACTaagtaaaaagaatattttatatgctaGTAGTGAAAGcggtatattattaatagatttagggaggaaaaaaaagaaaagaatagtAACATCATTTCTCATAGATAagatgttttatttttatgataaaaaagataaagaagaatatttaattttgaaaagttataataactatatttatgtatatcgtattacaaataaaatttttcatttcattaaaaaattttttataaaaaatttattttatataaatagcTTTGGTAAAAATGGGGAGCTCTGTTTTTCTACATGGGAGTTTTGTGATGGTAAGATGTAcatgaacttttttttattaagatttatttttaactacGAAAAAGACATGCACAATTTGCAAGCCAATTTACTATTAAATGAAGAGAAGAAGAAGGAAGAGAATGAGGAGAACAAAGAGAACAAGAAAGATCGGAAAAAAAAGTCAAGCAGCATGGTTGCACCTCCAAGTCATGTCACTTATACATTTTCTTCTGATTCTGAAATGGATTATAATATGAAGCTTTATCCAAAAGAATTAGCAGAGAATAGAAGTTTTGAAGAAAAGGGGCAGAAGAAAGTGGAGGGAAAAAATTGGACAAACGTCGCGTACGAAATGGgtggaaaaataaatgaagtaATGAATGTACCAGTGAGTGCATATACAGTACGAGAGCGAGAAAAAGCAAGCAGTTTAGGATTCAGCACAAAGTTGTACATTACGGCCAAGTTGAAAATAAAACCcatactaaaaataaaatatatttatttctccATGATTGACATGAACAGTAGTTTGAGTAAACTAGTTTTGgcaaataataacataatcgttatatatgatattgttaaaaagtggtataatattatttattataaggACTATATATcatcaataaaaataagtgatgataattttttatgcattGGGTTCGTTACAggttatatatacatactgtTATTTGAAGAGTTAATAATGTTGGACAGTAAAGATAATAAAGGGACTAAAGGAAGAGGAAGATTGACAATGCGCGAACCATTACATGCAACTAAAGATTGTGCTAGCTTTATTTATAACTTATCCTCCTTATCAAATTTATTTCCACATTTAGCGACATTTGAAGTAGATTATATAAGTAACATGGTACATCGTAGCACAACAGAGGGAGAAAGTGCACCagaaattttttcaaaaaaggaGGAAACTCAACAGCgcatttttgaaaaaaatctAATGGATGATGACGAGTTTACTTGCGTAAAGAACATCCCATATATTGATTTCCATCTAAGCAGtgaaaaagtaataaatatgcaaaaagtaaatttgataaaatatagtTGGCATAGTCAttctgtatataatataacaatagatgaaaaaaaagtgatATCATGTGGAGAGGAAgctgtaatattattttatgatataaaCAATGGAtcatatgaatttatatcaCATTTAGGTTCACCATGttattatgtttatgtaaataaaaagaaaaacttaATTATTTGCAGTTCTTTAGataacaatattttatgtataaactATAATCAtcgcctttttttttataagcaCTATGGAATAAATATGCCCTTATCACTCAGGAATTTATATTCCAATTATTcaagtatttatttaaacatcAGAAATAGCTTTAACATTTTTGCAAAACAGATAAATGACACGTACAATTATGGAACTACGAGGGGTAGCGATAGGGGTAGAGATAGAACTAAGGAAAGTAGACAGACAAAGGAGAGGGTACATATGCCATCCGTTTGTGAGGTGTCCATAGAAGGAGAAGGTGGTCCTGAAGCATTGCTTGAATACAACATGGAAGAGGAGAAGAATAAGCAGAAGCAAAAAGAAAAGTCAAATTTTGACATTTTTAACAACGATTCTTCAGAAAATTGTCTTGCTAATAGTGAAGAGGGCGATGACGACCAGTCGGATTATGATGAAAACACGGAAGGGGATGAAGAGGAGAATGTAGAGGAGGAAATAATACAGTTGGACAGAGGGGATAAAGACGGGGTGCAGGAAGGCGGAGTAGAGGAAGATTCACTGCTAGAGGAAGGAATAGAGTTTTGCACAAGTGAAGAGGAGGTCAACATACGGGGAAAGAACTTGAATGGTGAGATTACAAGAGTGAATACCTTAGAaggaaagagaaaaataagaaaaagacaAAACCCTATTATGACCTTTGAACATATACAAAAGGAGCtcgaaaagaaaatatacaatCACACAAATGTAGAGAATAGTTTATACAGGAATTAtcaaatatgtttttattgcGATTCAAACAAaggattaattttttgtttcttaacaactttttcaaatttacagttatataatattgaaaaagataggcatgtaaaatttttatgtcctttaaaaactatatataaaagtagaaCAGACGCAGAAAAAGTAAATGACTTggaattaattttattttcgttTAATCATAGCAGAAATGTATTAATGACTATTGAAAAGAGAAATTATTTGATGGATGAAGTTAGTTACTCTTTATCCGAATCTGTTCTTATGCAAACGTTGTACACTTTCAAGTTCTGGCGTCTTATTAACAATTTAGAATACATAAATGTGTATGAGTACACTATTACATGTGACTCTTTAAATAATGTTGAAAGCAAAATATGTATAGAAGAAGagaacatacatatacaaggAAAACacgaaaataattatgatgtagaaaaatataaaatgattttAAGTCATCCCTTCTTAAGTCTCTTCCTTGTGTTAGAATACAGTGGCATGATAACTTTCTACTGTTTAGAAAATAGTGAGCATGTCTTTGAAAAGTGTATATATGAGGAACAGGATATAGAcgtttttgatatatatgaggacaagtatgtatatgtaccaAAGGGGTGTAACGTTCGTGACTTGTACAGACATGACCCACAAGAATGTGTTTCCGCTGGTGGAGAAGTGGAGAAGGGGAGAAACGGTAATGAAAATTGGAGAAGAGGAAATGGAAGTTGGGGAAGAGGAAATGGAAGTTGGGGAAGAGGAAATGGAAGTTGGGGAAGAGGAAATGGAAGTTGGGGAAGAGGAAATGGAAGTTGGAGAAGAGGAAATGGAAGTTGGGGAAGAGGCAATGTCAATTGGGGGGACGGTACCGGCACCGACAATCCCGTGGAAAGCACGGATACGGGAAAGGACAAAAAAATCACAATAATTAAAAACGTGAATTATAACAACCATAAGATTTTGCAAGGTGCGATAAGTGAGGACgggaaaatattatgtatatgtcatgataaatttattagCATTTGGAATactataacaataaaaacattagCAATAATAAATCATCCTTTATATACATCATTGAATGACTACATATTTAACTTGTACAAAGGGATAGAAACAATACAAACGCAAGACGgttcaatatatatgtgcttcTATTCATTTGATACAATTTTCATTTACTCATTACACCAGTTTCATTTTAAGTATCAGAAAAAATTCAAAGGAATAATAGAATATGTAAAGTTTGATAAATACACCTCATGTATGTTTTTAGCTATAGGTATTACCAGAAGATTTAAGAATattgagaaaaataatagttcttttataatacaagaaaattatttatatgaatttaatCCTacttacttaaaaaaaaaaaaattattttattcctcCCAAAATAAACCTATTATCGCTTTAGATTTTGCTCCTCTAAACAGCAAGAAAAATGAGATACTTAGCAATTATCAAAAGTCAACAATACTAGTTTCGTTGAACTCTAAATTTCAGATCtctactttttattttaataattaccCTTATTTTATGCAACTAAGGTGA